One Mycolicibacterium parafortuitum DNA segment encodes these proteins:
- a CDS encoding ester cyclase, with protein MSDTKLRARYLGYLACLNDRRWGDLGEFVADQLTYNGNQLGCNDYRSMIERDTDAAPDLRYTPELIVVDGDVLACRLYFRCHPQRTFLGLVPSGGAVSFAEHVFYRFADLKIVEVWSLIDKEAVRAQIGG; from the coding sequence ATGAGTGACACCAAGCTGCGCGCCCGTTACCTCGGATACTTGGCGTGCCTGAACGACCGACGGTGGGGCGATCTCGGCGAATTCGTTGCCGATCAACTGACCTATAACGGAAATCAGCTGGGGTGCAACGATTATCGGTCGATGATCGAACGGGACACCGATGCCGCGCCTGATCTTCGCTACACGCCGGAACTGATCGTCGTCGACGGTGATGTGCTCGCGTGCCGGCTCTACTTCCGCTGCCATCCTCAGCGGACGTTTCTCGGACTCGTGCCCTCCGGTGGTGCGGTGTCCTTCGCCGAGCACGTCTTCTACCGGTTCGCTGATCTCAAGATCGTCGAAGTCTGGTCCCTGATCGACAAGGAAGCCGTCCGCGCGCAGATCGGCGGCTAG
- a CDS encoding type II toxin-antitoxin system VapB family antitoxin, with translation MRTTVTIDDELLAKAAELTGVHESVALLRQGLQTLIRVESARRLAALGGSDAEATAAPRRRGASE, from the coding sequence ATGAGAACCACTGTCACCATCGACGACGAACTGCTCGCCAAAGCTGCCGAGTTGACCGGTGTGCACGAAAGTGTGGCACTGCTCAGACAGGGATTGCAGACACTCATTCGGGTGGAAAGTGCGCGCCGTCTTGCGGCGCTGGGCGGATCGGATGCCGAGGCGACTGCCGCGCCGCGGCGGCGTGGCGCATCGGAATGA
- a CDS encoding DUF1801 domain-containing protein — protein sequence MSGDWRVDRVHEIRSLITQAEPDVVEEIKWRKPSNPDGVPTFSLDGLICTLELYKDKLKMTFAKGASLNDPDHLFNASLDAKVRRCIDLYEGDALDVDAFTALIHEAVRVNRG from the coding sequence GTGAGTGGGGATTGGCGGGTCGACCGGGTCCATGAGATCCGGTCGTTGATCACGCAAGCCGAACCCGATGTCGTCGAGGAGATCAAGTGGCGCAAGCCGTCAAACCCTGACGGCGTTCCGACGTTTTCGCTGGACGGCCTGATCTGCACCCTGGAGCTCTACAAGGACAAGCTCAAGATGACCTTCGCCAAAGGCGCATCCTTGAACGACCCAGATCATTTGTTCAACGCGAGTCTCGACGCAAAGGTCCGGCGCTGCATCGATCTGTACGAAGGCGATGCACTGGACGTCGACGCGTTCACCGCTTTGATCCACGAGGCCGTGAGGGTCAACCGCGGCTGA
- a CDS encoding type II toxin-antitoxin system VapC family toxin: MILVDTAVWIDHLHAGESRLVEQLEMDGVGCHPMVVEELALGSIARRNVVLDLLANLWQFPTARHDEILYLVEQRQLWGRGLSAVDAHLMAAVSMVEGARLWTRDKRLKAASTEVGVRLFDE, translated from the coding sequence ATGATTCTCGTAGACACCGCGGTGTGGATCGATCATCTTCACGCCGGGGAGTCCAGGCTGGTCGAGCAGTTGGAAATGGATGGTGTCGGCTGCCATCCGATGGTCGTCGAGGAGTTGGCGCTCGGATCAATTGCACGTCGGAACGTGGTGCTCGATCTTCTCGCCAACCTGTGGCAGTTCCCGACCGCGCGACATGACGAGATCCTGTATCTCGTTGAGCAACGGCAACTCTGGGGGCGCGGGCTGAGCGCTGTCGACGCCCATCTGATGGCCGCTGTCTCCATGGTTGAGGGCGCGCGCCTGTGGACCCGGGACAAGCGATTGAAGGCTGCTTCAACGGAAGTGGGCGTCCGACTGTTCGACGAGTGA
- a CDS encoding class I SAM-dependent methyltransferase: protein MTDPVVRRRYTEVSDAYARMFGAVTHVHPDDLRFLEKHFERSDGTILDAGCGPGHLTGYLTDLGLTAIGIDLVPAFIDSARANRPEVEFTVGSMSDLDLPRGSLGGVLAWYSLIHFEPATLTEVLRTLRTALSDNGTLVIGFFEGKQVEPFDHKVTTAYRWPVDEMSETLSAAGFVEVDRLQRPGTERVRPHAALAMRTR, encoded by the coding sequence ATGACGGACCCCGTCGTCAGGCGCCGCTACACGGAGGTATCCGACGCCTACGCCAGAATGTTCGGCGCAGTCACTCATGTCCATCCTGACGATCTCCGATTCCTCGAAAAACACTTCGAGCGATCTGACGGCACGATTCTCGATGCCGGCTGCGGACCTGGGCACCTGACCGGATACTTGACGGACCTCGGTCTCACGGCAATCGGGATCGATCTGGTACCTGCGTTCATCGACAGTGCCCGCGCGAACCGGCCCGAGGTCGAGTTCACCGTCGGCTCGATGAGCGACCTCGACCTGCCACGCGGTTCCCTCGGCGGGGTACTGGCTTGGTACTCACTTATCCACTTCGAACCCGCCACCCTCACCGAGGTTCTTCGCACCCTTCGTACGGCGTTGTCCGACAACGGAACTCTCGTGATCGGGTTCTTCGAAGGCAAGCAGGTCGAACCCTTCGACCACAAGGTGACGACCGCCTATCGCTGGCCCGTCGACGAGATGTCGGAGACGCTGTCGGCGGCAGGATTCGTCGAGGTGGATCGCCTACAACGTCCGGGTACGGAACGCGTCAGACCGCATGCCGCTCTCGCCATGCGCACCCGATGA
- a CDS encoding guanylate cyclase: MPLERALDETRTGDIWLFRGHSGPDRAIQSMTNSPVNHVGMTVAIDDLPPLIWHAELGDKLLDLWTGTNHRGVQLNDLREAVLRWVHTYDQRCWLRQLTPDVTRDQEDRMLRVIARMDGTPFPTTARLTGRWMRGRIPTVSDFTRGIPFVHSKVRESAERRKAEKVKVGMETAYCAETVAITYEEMGLLETEKHSNWFDPGSFWSGDVLPLAPGYRLGAEITVLA; the protein is encoded by the coding sequence GTGCCTCTGGAGCGCGCGCTGGACGAAACCCGCACCGGCGATATCTGGCTGTTCCGCGGCCATTCCGGACCCGACCGCGCCATCCAGTCGATGACCAACAGCCCGGTGAACCACGTCGGCATGACCGTGGCGATCGACGATCTGCCGCCGCTGATCTGGCATGCGGAACTCGGCGACAAGCTGCTCGATCTGTGGACGGGCACGAATCACCGCGGGGTGCAGCTCAACGATCTGCGCGAGGCGGTGCTCCGGTGGGTGCACACCTACGACCAGCGGTGCTGGCTGCGCCAGCTGACCCCGGACGTGACCCGCGATCAGGAGGACCGGATGCTGCGCGTCATCGCGCGGATGGATGGGACGCCGTTCCCGACGACAGCCCGGCTGACGGGGCGCTGGATGCGCGGCCGGATTCCGACCGTCAGTGACTTCACCCGGGGAATTCCGTTCGTGCACAGCAAGGTTCGCGAGTCGGCGGAGCGCCGCAAGGCCGAGAAGGTGAAGGTCGGAATGGAGACGGCCTACTGCGCGGAGACGGTGGCCATCACCTACGAGGAGATGGGATTGTTGGAGACCGAGAAGCACTCCAACTGGTTCGACCCGGGTTCGTTCTGGAGCGGTGACGTACTGCCGCTGGCGCCTGGATATCGACTCGGCGCGGAGATCACGGTGCTGGCCTAG
- a CDS encoding DUF6542 domain-containing protein → MSGQRARSAVAADHRSVHPDIAGIPWWGAILSAVVASAIGFAFDAGSGSGQLTSAFSTLYVLGCLIAVLAVQQASLFTAVIQPPLVLFVTVPGAYLMMHGSQIEGIKDLLINCGYPLIERFPLMFFTAAAVLLIGLARWYFAKSAPAAPAADDESTRPRRGGGLAEKVSALVGGITKGAQKADAPPKRARRAPDRRRAGAAKAAASRSARDGRDPARRDAPRRRPRAAETEIIEPVVDDVPPRRRRPRTDDRPAGEPRRRPRPSSSRESREPREAREPREPREPRQPRERRARYDREDRYERPRPERRRPSRYDDRPTRYGDPEPFDPYTADAGSHHPISRVRYRGDESGERAEYRNRRREPREADHWEYDI, encoded by the coding sequence GTGTCAGGACAGCGTGCGCGATCGGCCGTGGCCGCCGATCACCGCTCCGTGCACCCCGATATCGCAGGGATTCCGTGGTGGGGCGCCATTCTGAGTGCGGTTGTCGCATCAGCCATCGGCTTCGCCTTCGATGCCGGTTCCGGCAGCGGACAGCTCACCTCCGCGTTCTCGACGCTGTATGTCCTCGGCTGCCTGATCGCGGTCCTGGCCGTCCAGCAGGCCAGCCTCTTCACCGCTGTGATCCAGCCGCCCCTGGTGCTGTTCGTCACAGTGCCCGGCGCGTATCTGATGATGCACGGCAGCCAGATCGAGGGCATCAAGGATCTGCTGATCAACTGCGGCTACCCGTTGATCGAGCGTTTCCCGTTGATGTTCTTCACCGCCGCGGCGGTACTTCTGATCGGGCTGGCGCGGTGGTACTTCGCCAAGTCCGCCCCCGCCGCCCCGGCGGCCGACGACGAGTCGACCCGGCCGCGACGCGGAGGCGGGCTCGCCGAGAAGGTGTCGGCGCTTGTCGGCGGGATCACCAAGGGCGCGCAGAAGGCCGATGCTCCGCCCAAGCGGGCGCGCCGGGCCCCCGATCGTCGCCGCGCCGGTGCGGCAAAGGCCGCCGCGAGTAGGTCCGCGCGTGACGGACGGGACCCGGCGAGACGGGATGCGCCACGGCGGCGGCCGCGCGCGGCGGAGACCGAGATCATCGAGCCCGTCGTCGACGACGTCCCGCCCCGGCGCCGCCGTCCCAGGACAGACGACCGGCCCGCCGGCGAGCCGCGCCGCCGTCCCCGGCCCTCGTCCTCCCGTGAGTCGCGGGAACCCCGCGAGGCGAGGGAACCGCGTGAGCCCCGCGAACCGCGGCAGCCGCGGGAACGCCGGGCCCGGTACGACCGCGAGGACCGCTACGAGCGGCCCCGGCCCGAGCGTCGCCGGCCGTCACGCTACGACGATCGCCCCACCCGCTACGGCGATCCCGAGCCGTTCGATCCGTACACCGCCGACGCCGGCTCACACCACCCGATCTCGCGGGTGCGCTACCGCGGCGACGAGTCCGGCGAGCGGGC
- the ychF gene encoding redox-regulated ATPase YchF: MGLNLGIVGLPNVGKSTLFNALTRNDVLAANYPFATIEPNEGVVALPDPRLNELAEMFGSEKIVPAPVTFVDIAGIVKGASEGAGLGNKFLANIRESDAICQVVRVFADDDVVHVDGRVDPKSDIEVIETELILADMQTLERALPRLEKEARTNKDRRPVYDAAVAASEVLNTGKTLFSAGTDVSLLRELNLMTSKPFLYVFNADESVLTDEKRIAELRELVAPADAVFLDAKIEAELQELDEESAAELLESIGQTERGLDALARAGFHALKLQTYLTAGPKEARAWTIHQGDTAPKAAGVIHSDFEKGFIKAEVVSFEDLKAAGSMAAAKAAGKVRMEGKDYVMQDGDVVEFRFNV; the protein is encoded by the coding sequence GTGGGCCTGAATCTCGGAATCGTCGGACTGCCGAACGTGGGTAAGTCGACTCTGTTCAACGCGCTGACACGCAACGACGTGCTGGCGGCGAACTACCCGTTCGCGACGATCGAGCCGAACGAGGGGGTGGTGGCACTCCCTGATCCGCGGCTGAACGAACTGGCCGAGATGTTCGGCTCGGAGAAGATCGTCCCGGCACCGGTGACGTTCGTCGACATCGCCGGCATCGTCAAGGGCGCGTCCGAAGGTGCGGGGCTGGGCAACAAGTTCCTGGCCAACATCCGCGAAAGTGACGCGATCTGCCAAGTGGTACGCGTGTTCGCCGACGACGACGTGGTCCACGTCGACGGGCGGGTCGATCCGAAGTCCGACATCGAGGTGATCGAGACCGAGCTGATCCTGGCCGACATGCAGACCCTTGAGCGCGCGTTGCCGCGGCTGGAGAAGGAAGCTCGGACGAACAAGGACCGCCGCCCGGTCTACGACGCCGCGGTCGCGGCCAGCGAGGTGCTCAACACCGGCAAGACCCTGTTCTCCGCGGGCACCGATGTGTCGTTGCTGCGCGAGCTGAACCTGATGACGTCCAAGCCGTTCCTGTACGTGTTCAACGCCGACGAGTCGGTGCTGACCGACGAGAAGCGGATCGCCGAGCTGCGGGAGCTGGTCGCACCGGCCGACGCGGTGTTCCTCGACGCGAAGATCGAGGCCGAACTTCAGGAGCTCGACGAGGAGTCCGCGGCCGAGCTGCTGGAGTCGATCGGACAGACCGAGCGGGGCCTGGATGCGTTGGCGCGGGCGGGTTTCCACGCGCTCAAGCTGCAGACCTACCTGACCGCGGGCCCGAAAGAGGCGCGCGCCTGGACGATTCATCAGGGCGACACCGCGCCCAAGGCGGCCGGGGTGATCCATTCCGATTTCGAGAAGGGCTTCATCAAGGCCGAGGTCGTCTCGTTCGAGGACCTTAAGGCGGCCGGGTCGATGGCCGCGGCGAAGGCCGCGGGCAAGGTCCGGATGGAGGGCAAGGACTACGTTATGCAGGACGGTGACGTGGTGGAGTTCCGCTTTAACGTGTAG
- a CDS encoding HNH endonuclease signature motif containing protein, whose amino-acid sequence MFDKEFARLAPGQLVDAIEQAARDEARAAARKAAAIAALVHATVTYDEVRDYYVYDSWAGCAGVVGAALSMSTRRASGQMRIAVALRERLPKVAALFAQGRLAPRLISEITWRTSLITDDRVLSEVDSDIAEKATRWGPLSDERLGNAVDAVIDRYDPDAVRRAREVVKTRDMHIGAAEDPNEIVAIWGHVMAGDAAVFKARVTAMVDGLCAEDPRSAGVRRSDAAGAYLRGETVLACRCGSPTCPAPTAAPVSPIVISVLADPAAVAAAHALIAAEDREQERLHATRQGRQPQDVEGSGGEQEGPAEDIAPQGVDGSEVQEQPAPEEETPEPAPPADSGVALLPGAAIMPTPALAEALRGGARVKPLWTPGPEAEPQYRPSAKLAAFVRARDLFCRFPGCDVPAERCDIDHVVPWPYGPTHPSNLSCKCRTHHLAKTFVDGWRDTQLPDGTLIWTTPTGHTYTTVPGSRLFFPAWDITTAALPPPAQPPPAECREKRMPTRSRTRAADVAARINAERDRNAARRALEQHRATEAAAVEKSRRQGKSPPSNGVDPPPF is encoded by the coding sequence ATGTTCGATAAAGAATTCGCGAGACTGGCCCCGGGTCAGCTCGTGGATGCGATCGAACAGGCCGCGCGTGACGAGGCTCGGGCCGCGGCCCGCAAGGCCGCCGCGATCGCGGCGCTGGTGCACGCCACGGTGACCTACGACGAGGTTCGCGACTACTACGTGTACGACTCGTGGGCAGGCTGTGCCGGGGTGGTCGGGGCGGCGTTGTCGATGTCGACACGACGGGCGTCGGGGCAGATGCGGATCGCGGTTGCGCTGCGCGAGCGGCTACCGAAGGTCGCCGCGTTGTTCGCGCAGGGCCGGCTGGCGCCACGGCTGATTTCGGAGATCACCTGGCGCACGTCGTTGATCACCGACGATCGGGTGCTGTCCGAGGTGGACTCCGACATCGCCGAGAAGGCCACCCGGTGGGGGCCGTTGTCGGACGAGCGCCTGGGTAACGCTGTCGATGCGGTCATCGATCGGTACGACCCGGATGCGGTGCGCCGGGCTCGCGAGGTGGTCAAGACCCGCGATATGCACATCGGTGCCGCCGAGGACCCGAACGAGATCGTGGCGATCTGGGGCCACGTGATGGCTGGGGACGCCGCGGTGTTCAAGGCTCGCGTCACCGCGATGGTCGACGGCTTGTGTGCCGAGGATCCGCGCAGCGCGGGGGTTCGGCGCTCCGACGCCGCCGGGGCATACCTGCGCGGGGAAACGGTGCTTGCCTGCCGGTGCGGGTCGCCGACATGCCCGGCCCCCACGGCTGCTCCGGTCTCGCCGATCGTGATCTCGGTGCTCGCCGACCCTGCTGCGGTGGCCGCGGCCCACGCGCTGATCGCCGCCGAAGACCGCGAACAAGAACGCCTGCACGCCACGCGGCAAGGCCGGCAACCGCAGGACGTGGAGGGCTCGGGGGGCGAGCAGGAGGGTCCGGCAGAGGACATCGCGCCGCAGGGCGTCGACGGCTCGGAGGTGCAGGAGCAGCCAGCGCCCGAGGAGGAGACTCCTGAGCCCGCCCCGCCTGCGGACTCCGGGGTGGCGTTGCTGCCCGGGGCCGCGATCATGCCGACTCCGGCTCTTGCGGAAGCCCTGCGCGGCGGCGCCCGCGTCAAACCGCTGTGGACGCCCGGCCCCGAGGCGGAACCGCAGTATCGGCCGTCGGCGAAGTTGGCCGCATTCGTGCGTGCCCGCGATCTGTTCTGCCGATTCCCTGGCTGCGATGTGCCCGCCGAGCGCTGCGATATCGACCACGTCGTGCCGTGGCCCTACGGACCCACCCATCCGTCCAATCTGAGCTGCAAATGCCGTACCCACCACCTGGCCAAGACCTTCGTCGACGGCTGGCGTGACACGCAGCTCCCCGACGGCACCCTGATCTGGACCACCCCGACCGGACACACCTACACCACCGTGCCCGGCAGCCGACTGTTCTTCCCGGCGTGGGACATCACCACCGCCGCGCTACCCCCGCCGGCTCAACCCCCGCCCGCGGAGTGCCGCGAGAAACGGATGCCCACCCGGTCGCGCACCCGCGCCGCCGACGTCGCCGCGCGCATCAACGCCGAACGCGACCGCAACGCCGCGCGCCGCGCCCTCGAACAGCATCGCGCTACCGAGGCCGCTGCGGTGGAGAAAAGCCGACGGCAAGGAAAGTCGCCGCCCAGCAACGGCGTCGACCCGCCGCCGTTCTGA
- a CDS encoding DUF4344 domain-containing metallopeptidase — MIAWRIASALAVALVVVGCGGSSDQDAGSPTGSGVAAPSSTTGEVPDELADEGDMTVTYEDATTPEAQNGRQMMESAGLLEDLAASVNDMFNLPNDFQLLGQECGEPNAFYDPNQQAIVLCYEDADFAEAVFARDGDPDPVDAALNAEVGSFYHELGHMLIDIYDLPITGREEDVADQLAAFVMLSPDDDGAVDADSVKVIRDFAGEFRAFAEEQGEVGDSDYAGGHSLNQTRMYNLLCWAYGADPAGNAGIVDDGELPSDRAELCEEEYEKLDYGWGSLLEPYVK, encoded by the coding sequence GTGATCGCTTGGCGCATCGCTTCGGCATTGGCTGTCGCATTGGTGGTTGTGGGATGCGGCGGCAGTTCCGACCAGGACGCCGGCAGCCCGACGGGTTCCGGCGTGGCGGCCCCGTCCAGTACGACAGGGGAGGTGCCCGACGAACTGGCCGACGAAGGGGACATGACGGTCACGTACGAGGATGCGACCACCCCCGAGGCTCAGAACGGCCGGCAGATGATGGAATCGGCCGGGCTTCTCGAGGATCTGGCGGCATCGGTGAACGATATGTTCAACCTGCCCAACGACTTTCAGCTTCTTGGTCAGGAGTGTGGAGAGCCCAACGCCTTCTACGATCCCAACCAGCAGGCCATCGTGCTCTGCTACGAGGATGCCGATTTCGCCGAGGCGGTGTTCGCCCGCGACGGAGATCCCGATCCGGTCGACGCGGCGTTGAACGCCGAGGTGGGGAGCTTCTATCACGAGCTGGGGCACATGCTGATCGACATCTACGATCTGCCGATCACCGGCCGGGAGGAAGATGTCGCGGATCAGTTGGCGGCGTTCGTGATGCTGTCACCGGACGACGACGGCGCCGTCGACGCGGATTCGGTGAAGGTGATCCGCGATTTCGCCGGCGAGTTCCGGGCATTCGCCGAAGAGCAGGGTGAGGTCGGCGATTCCGATTACGCGGGCGGTCACTCGCTGAACCAGACGCGGATGTACAACCTGCTGTGCTGGGCCTACGGAGCCGACCCCGCGGGGAACGCCGGCATCGTCGACGACGGCGAGCTACCGTCCGACCGCGCCGAACTGTGCGAGGAGGAGTACGAAAAGCTGGATTACGGCTGGGGTTCGCTGCTCGAGCCCTACGTGAAGTGA
- a CDS encoding DUF1801 domain-containing protein: MVSKDDKNLQQVLDKIAAMDEPRRGVMQRMHEVILAAAPELKPRIWYGMPGYARSASTPVIVFIRNDDLMSLGLSEKATLKPAGGRDGRLIPAAWFFDDLDENTEKRVAEIVRAAIE, encoded by the coding sequence ATGGTCAGCAAAGACGACAAGAACCTCCAGCAGGTCCTCGACAAGATCGCCGCAATGGACGAGCCGAGGAGAGGCGTCATGCAGCGCATGCACGAGGTCATCCTCGCTGCGGCACCCGAACTCAAGCCCCGAATCTGGTACGGCATGCCGGGCTACGCCAGATCCGCGAGCACCCCTGTCATCGTCTTCATCCGGAACGACGACCTGATGAGCCTCGGGTTGAGCGAGAAGGCGACATTGAAGCCGGCCGGAGGCAGGGATGGACGGCTGATACCTGCCGCCTGGTTCTTCGACGACCTGGACGAGAACACCGAGAAGCGGGTCGCCGAGATCGTCCGCGCCGCGATCGAGTGA
- a CDS encoding nitroreductase family deazaflavin-dependent oxidoreductase has protein sequence MPLRYVDPHRRRGPQYDKGVRFGRSPIGQFMARHIARRTDPILFRLTKGRINMGPIVNAPLRTTGAKSGKPREVQLTYFHDGSDVILIASNFGQDKHPQWYHNLKANPDCTFGQEPFTAVEVTDPDERSRLYGLAERVYAGYGDYREKTAATGREIPVFRLKPR, from the coding sequence ATGCCGTTGCGCTACGTCGACCCTCACCGCCGACGCGGTCCTCAGTACGACAAGGGGGTCCGCTTCGGACGGTCTCCGATCGGGCAGTTCATGGCACGCCACATCGCCCGCCGAACCGACCCCATCCTGTTCCGCCTCACCAAAGGCCGGATCAACATGGGCCCGATCGTCAACGCGCCGCTGCGGACGACGGGCGCGAAGTCCGGTAAGCCGCGCGAGGTTCAGCTGACCTACTTCCACGACGGCTCCGACGTCATCCTCATCGCGTCGAACTTCGGCCAGGACAAGCACCCGCAGTGGTACCACAACCTGAAAGCCAACCCGGACTGCACTTTCGGGCAGGAGCCCTTCACCGCCGTCGAGGTCACCGATCCAGACGAACGTTCCCGCCTGTACGGTCTGGCGGAGCGCGTGTACGCCGGGTACGGCGACTACCGCGAGAAGACGGCGGCCACCGGACGCGAGATCCCGGTTTTCCGGTTGAAGCCGCGGTGA
- a CDS encoding VOC family protein: MKFVSTRLITADVRALVTFYEMVTETAAVWGNDLFAEIPTPVGTLAIGSDKTVALFGPGSAEPAANRSAIVEFLVDDVDAQYERLRGSVGDVVTAPTTMPWGNRALMFRDPDGNLVNLFTPVTEEARAKFGM, from the coding sequence ATGAAGTTCGTATCGACCCGCCTCATCACCGCAGATGTGCGCGCTCTGGTGACCTTCTACGAGATGGTCACCGAAACCGCCGCCGTCTGGGGCAACGACCTGTTCGCGGAGATCCCGACCCCGGTGGGCACACTCGCCATCGGCAGCGACAAGACCGTCGCACTGTTCGGTCCGGGATCGGCTGAGCCGGCCGCCAACCGAAGTGCGATAGTCGAATTCCTCGTCGATGACGTGGACGCGCAGTACGAGCGGCTCCGGGGCAGCGTCGGCGACGTGGTCACGGCGCCTACGACGATGCCGTGGGGAAATCGCGCGCTGATGTTCCGCGATCCGGACGGGAACCTGGTCAACCTGTTCACCCCGGTCACCGAGGAGGCGCGCGCCAAGTTCGGGATGTGA